A genome region from Mastacembelus armatus chromosome 8, fMasArm1.2, whole genome shotgun sequence includes the following:
- the 42sp43 gene encoding P43 5S RNA-binding protein-like — MNSIQDEESVGGPPRQVFSCAHADCKATFSRQWKLAEHETAHSGARPCQCAVNGCGRSYSRKSHLTRHMLIHEGVKQFKCEFVDCSKSFFESSQLKRHVRFAHGQKNEYFKCNQPDCSLTFKKRRLLKMHLKLHEVPVKFKCSKNGCTATFDSHVARKAHEKKHAGYRCHHATCQVFQYTWKKLQKHMANHSATYTCQVCKKVFKKADALRRHKRSHASHKPVLVCPKENCQAYFSTTFNLQHHIRKVHLQLLKYKCSFPNCPRAFAMRESLTRHLNWHSPNFTTQTTRQRPSKSWQKRLNKSSLPLVEDNLHRLFALRMRISRRPKVDTNLSGFFSEGRSSHFVSTEVNLRNLFNIEPPHASEEPEIAPLQR, encoded by the exons ATGAATAGTATACAGGATGAGGAAAGTGTCGGAGGTCCGCCACGGCAGGTGTTCAGCTGCGCCCACGCTGACTGCAAAGCGACTTTCAGCAGGCAGTGGAAACTGGCAGAGCATGAGACGGCGCACTCTGGGGCG CGTCCGTGTCAGTGCGCAGTTAATGGATGCGGTCGAAGTTACTCCAGGAAATCCCACCTCACGCGCCACATGCTGATTCACGAAGGGGTGAAGCAATTCAA GTGCGAGTTTGTGGACTGCTCGAAGAGTTTCTTTGAGTCGAGCCAGCTGAAAAGACATGTGCGCTTCGCCCACGGCCAGAAAAATGAGTACTTCAAG TGTAACCAGCCGGACTGCTCTCTGACCTTCAAAAAACGCAGATTGCTGAAAATGCACTTGAAGCTTCATGAAGTGCCTGTTAAGTTCAA GTGCAGTAAGAATGGATGCACTGCCACATTTGACTCCCATGTTGCCCGCAAAGCCCATGAGAAGAAGCATGCAG GTTACCGCTGCCATCATGCCACCTGCCAGGTGTTTCAATACACCTGGAAGAAACTTCAGAAGCACATGGCAAACCACTCAG cCACATACACATGCCAAGTGTGTAAGAAGGTGTTCAAGAAAGCAGATGCGCTAAGAAGGCACAAACGAAGCCACGCTTCCCATAAGCCTGTGCTAGTTTGTCCTAAGGAGAACTGCCAGGCCTACTTCTCCACAACCTTTAACCTGCAGCACCACATCCGCAAGGTGCATCTCCAGCTCCTCAAATACAAGTGCTCCTTCCCCAACTGCCCACGTGCCTTTGCTATGCGG GAGAGTTTGACCAGACACTTGAATTGGCATAGTCCAAACTTCACCACTCAAACA ACACGTCAGCGACCCAGCAAGTCCTGGCAAAAGCGTTTGAATAAGAGCAGTCTGCCCCTTGTGGAGGACAACTTGCATCGTCTCTTCGCCCTACGCATGCGGATCTCCAGACGTCCCAAAGTTGACACAAACCTCTCAGGCTTCTTCAGTGAAGGCAGGAGCTCTCACTTTGTGTCCACAGAAGTCAACCTGAGAAACCTGTTCAATATTGAACCACCTCATGCCTCAGAGGAGCCAGAGATTGCACCACTACAACGTTAA
- the LOC113141590 gene encoding LOW QUALITY PROTEIN: disintegrin and metalloproteinase domain-containing protein 11-like (The sequence of the model RefSeq protein was modified relative to this genomic sequence to represent the inferred CDS: inserted 2 bases in 1 codon; deleted 1 base in 1 codon): MFNRFTLDLRRHFCCAFLGLFPPLRRSGSSHFAAXSRCCKPEEYVKIMLAVWCFTVFAAVGERFTVSGVDSSSVQDGDMWDWFTPVGRQDSQDTATEVTYPKRLVQQIESEDEMAHGYLGTRVKNITGEASPVHLAQSCFQVEAFGHVFTMELELNHHLLSSEYVERHFNQDGTPSQSVGGEHCYYQGRLRDLPESWAAVSTCHGLCGMFSDGFFSYGIEPIRNGSNQDDGAHLICRMPDIRLPPHCPDCTEDSEWDSRGGDDDDDDDDDKRPDQTKEQQVSGGLRRSKRFVRKPSVQTETKYIELMVVNDNEMFVQLRLSSSQTKNFAKAVVNMADAIYKEQLNTRIVLVAMETWTSKNMMPVVEDPLITLQNFMKYRKDSIKETSDVVHLFSGRTFHSSRSGTAYTGGVCSLTRGGGINEYGNVGAMAITLCQSLGQNIGMRWNNARNSAGDCRCPDAWLGCIMEDTGYYLPRKFSRCSVDEYIQFLLQGGGSCLFNKPNKLLDPPECGNGFVEPGEECDCGSQVECARNGGACCKKCTLTHDAMCSNGLCCSGCKYEQRGVVCRDAVNDCDIPETCTGDSSQCPHNVHKLDGYMCDNSQGRCYGGRCRTRDGQCRGLWGYNSADRFCYEKLNAEGTEKGNCGPGPEGQGWLQCNKQDVLCGFLFCANMTMKPKFGDLQGEVTSFTLYHQNKYLDCRGGHALLEDGSDLGYVEDGTPCGPNMMCLERRCLPVAAFNLSTCPGSHFGRICSDHGTCSNEVKCICDRDYTGKDCSVFDPIPEPTVPTGPEKKGPSGTNIIIGSIAGAILLAAIVLGGTGWGFKSGGG; this comes from the exons ATGTTTAACAGATTCACTTTGGATCTTCGTCGTCAT TTCTGCTGTGCGTTTTTAGGTCTATTCCCTCCCCTCCGTCGGTCGGGCTCGTCACATTTTGCAGC CTCTCGATGTTGTAAACCGGAGGAATATGTGAAGATCATGCTGGCGGTGTGGTGCTTCACGGTCTTTGCTGCAGTGGGCGAGAGGTTTACAGTCTCAG GTGTTGACAGCAGCTCGGTCCAAGATGGAGACATGTGGGACTGGTTTACCCCAGTGGGGCGGCAGGACAGCCAGGATACTGCAACTGAGGTCACCTATCCGAAGCGGCTGGTGCAGCAGATCGAGTCGGAGGACGAAATGGCACATGGCTACTTGGGTACCAGGGTGAAGAACATCACTGGGGAAGCTTCT cccGTCCACTTGGCGCAGAGCTGTTTTCAAGTGGAAGCCTTTGGTCACGTCTTCACTATGGAGCTGGAGCTAAACCA tCACCTCCTGTCTTCAGAATATGTGGAACGGCACTTTAACCAAGATGGCACACCCTCACAGTCTGTG GGAGGGGAACACTGCTACTACCAGGGGAGGTTAAGAGATTTACCAGAGTCCTGGGCAGCTGTCTCCACCTGCCATGGCCTGTG tggCATGTTTTCTGATGGCTTCTTCTCTTACGGTATTGAGCCCATTCGCAATGGAAGCAATCAG GATGATGGTGCTCACTTAATCTGCAGGATGCCTGATATCAGACTTCCTCCCCACTGCCCAG ACTGCACAGAGGACAGTGAGTGGGATAGCAGaggaggtgatgatgatgatgatgatgatgatgataagaGACCAGACCAAACGAAGGAGCAGCAGGTGTCTGGGGGGCTGAGGCGATCCAAGCGATTTGTTCGCAAGCCCTCTGTCCAGACTGAGACCAAATATATTGAGCTGATGGTGGTCAATGACAATGAAATG TTTGTACAGTTGCGTCTCTCAAGCAGCCAAACTAAAAACTTCGCCAAAGCAGTGGTCAACATGGCAGATGCG ATCTACAAGGAACAGCTAAACACGAGGATTGTactggttgccatggagaccTGGACCTCTAAAAATATGATGCCGGTAGTGGAAGACCCATTGATAACGCTGCAGAACTTCATGAAGTACAGAAAGGACAGCATCAAAGAGACGAGTGATGTGGTCCATCTTTTCTC AGGGCGTACATTTCACAGTAGCCGCAGTGGGACGGCCTACACAGGAGGAGTGTGCTCACTAACAAGAGGAGGAGGCATCAACGAG TATGGGAATGTTGGTGCAATGGCCATCACTTTATGCCAGAGCCTTGGCCAGAACATCGGGATGAGGTGGAACAATGCACGTAACTCTGCAG GAGACTGCAGGTGCCCAGATGCCTGGCTGGGCTGCATCATGGAAGACACAGG ATACTATCTGCCCAGAAAGTTTTCTCGCTGCAGTGTTGATGAGTACATCCAGTTCTTGCTCCAAGGGGGTGGGAGCTGCCTCTTCAACAAGCCCAACAAG CTATTAGACCCTCCAGAGTGTGGGAATGGCTTTGTGGAACCAGGGGAAGAGTGTGATTGTGGATCCCAGGTG GAGTGTGCCCGTAACGGAGGAGCCTGCTGTAAAAAATGCACACTTACCCATGATGCCATGTGTAGTAATGGACTCTGCTGCAGTGGCTGCAAG TACGAGCAGAGAGGCGTGGTGTGTCGAGATGCTGTAAATGACTGTGATATCCCAGAGACCTGCACCGGTGACTCCAGCCAG TGCCCCCATAATGTCCACAAGCTGGACGGCTACATGTGTGATAATAGTCAG GGCCGATGCTATGGTGGACGATGCAGGACTCGTGATGGACAGTGCAGGGGACTGTGGGGTTATA ATTCAGCAGACAGGTTTTGTTATGAGAAGCTGAATGCAGAGGGCACAGAAAAAGGCAACTGTGGTCCAGGTCCTGAAGGCCAGGGATGGCTGCAGTGCAACAAACA GGATGTTTTGTGCGGCTTCTTGTTCTGTGCCAACATGACAATGAAGCCCAAGTTCGGAGACCTGCAGGGTGAGGTGACGAGCTTCACCCTCTACCACCAGAACAAGTACCTGGACTGCAG AGGCGGCCATGCTCTGCTGGAGGACGGATCTGATCTGGGCTATGTGGAGGATGGCACTCCCTGTGGTCCCAACATGATGTGTTTGGAGCGACGTTGCCTCCCTGTGGCGGCATTTAATCTCAGCACCTGTCCAGGATCTCACTTTGGACGCATTTGTTCTGACCACGgg ACCTGCAGTAATGAGGTGAAGTGTATCTGTGACAGGGATTACACGGGGAAGGACTGCAGCGTCTTTGATCCCATCCCTGAGCCTACAGTCCCGACGGGTCCAGAGAAAAAAG GTCCCAGTGGCACCAATATCATAATAGGGTCCATCGCAGGTGCTATTCTTCTGGCAGCTATAGTCCTAGGGGGAACAGGATGGGGATTTAA ATCTGGCGGAGGATAA
- the p3h4 gene encoding endoplasmic reticulum protein SC65: MMLLRSLGLACLLAALVQAQYEKYSFKSFPQKDIMPLDSAYNYALEQYAAQNWAESVKFLELSLRLHRLLRDSEAFCSRNCSSVSRDNDTLFADSSLRVVRHILLRAACLKRCRADFPVFKLAYPRRDLLETFEKRIPYQYIQYAYYQLNNLEKAVAAAHTFLKKNPKDPHLTKNMNFYKTLSDVEEYLIDHEEQPYESVFLKSVTLYNNGDFSNSVRNMEQAITQYFEIYSLCLAGCEGSYEILEYKDFYPTLADLYLDMLKCKVKCEDHLMPSVGGFFVEKFVATMYHYLQFSYYKLNDVKNAAPCAASYMLFDPNDKVMQQNVAYYRFHQEQWGLKENDFRPRPEALRYFNQTTKQKEMLEFSLNYLQTEDEGVVSPEEMAASESEHPDAEFEGMGDYEESFLANWWQDPKTKWDTGETAD; the protein is encoded by the exons ATGATGCTCCTGAGAAGCTTGGGTCTAGCCTGCCTCCTCGCGGCCCTGGTTCAGGCTCAGTATGAGAAGTACAGCTTTAAAAGTTTCCCTCAGAAGGACATCATGCCGCTGGACTCCGCGTACAATTACGCGCTGGAGCAGTACGCGGCGCAGAACTGGGCAGAGAGCGTTAAGTTCCTGGAGTTGAGCTTGCGGCTCCATCGGCTGCTGCGGGACAGCGAGGCTTTCTGCAGCCGCAACTGCAGCTCGGTGAGCCGGGACAACGATACCCTGTTCGCCGACAGCAGCCTCCGCGTCGTGCGCCACATCCTGCTGAGAGCTGCGTGCCTTAAAAGGTGCAGGGCGGATTTTCCAGTGTTTAAACTCGCATACCCACGAAGGGATTTACTGGAAACTTTCGAGAAAAGGATACCGTatcagtacatacagtatgcataCTACCAG CTTAACAACTTGGAGAAGGCTGTGGCAGCAGCTCACACCTTCCTGAAGAAGAACCCCAAAGATCCCCATCTGACCAAGAACATGAACTTCTACAAGACACTGTCTGATGTGGAAGAATATCTCATCGACCACGAGGAGCAGCCGTACGAA AGTGTATTCCTCAAGAGTGTGACGCTCTACAACAACGGAGACTTCAGCAACAGTGTTCGAAACATGGAGCAGGCCATCACACAGTACTTTGAGATATACAGCCTCTGCTTAGCGGGCTGCGAGGGCTCATATGAGATCTTGGAGTACAAAGACTTCTATCCCACCCTGGCAG ATCTCTACCTGGACATGCTGAAATGTAAGGTAAAATGCGAGGATCACCTAATGCCCAGCGTTGGAGGCTTCTTTGTGGAGAAGTTTGTAGCCACAATGTATCACTACCTCCAGTTTTCCTATTACAAAT TGAATGATGTAAAGAACGCTGCTCCTTGTGCAGCCAGCTACATGCTGTTTGACCCCAACGATAAGGTGATGCAGCAAAATGTAGCGTACTATCGCTTTCACCAGGAGCAGTGGGGCCTCAAGGAAAACGACTTCCGGCCTCGGCCT gaggCCCTGAGGTATTTTAACCAGACAACCAAGCAGAAAGAGATGCTGGAGTTTTCACTTAACTACCTACAAACTGAAGACGAg GGGGTAGTGAGTCCTGAAGAGATGGCCGCCTCTGAATCAGAACATCCTGATGCAGAATTTGAGGGGATGGGAGACTACGAGGAATCCTTCCTGGCTAACTGGTGGCAGGACCCCAAAACTAAGTGGGACACCGGAGAGACCGCAGACTGA
- the fkbp10a gene encoding peptidyl-prolyl cis-trans isomerase FKBP10 has product MDLIIYSLLFALHVTLVCCSPGLLLDVVIDRYHIPRFCPREVQTEDFIRYHFNGTFYVDGKTFDSSHDRGKAFVSQVGLGRLITGMDRGLQGMCVNERRRITVPPHLAYGSIGTGGVIPPDAVLVYDVLLLDIWNTEDEVQIRTISKPATCRRTTVVSDFVRYHYNGTLLTGETFESSYSRNATYDTYLGQGDVIKGMDEGLLGMCLGETRIIIVPPFLAYGENGYGTVVPPQATLVFEVLLVDVFNPKDDLIVEVKEVPEGCTRRTVTGDYIRYHYNGTFQDGKAFDSSYQRNSTYNTYIGMGYVIHGMDKALQGLCMGEKRRITIPPHMAYGEEGIGELIPGSAVLVFDIHIIDFHNSKDSVQIQVTRKPQECNVTSEADDLIQYRYNCSLMDGTLLYSSDQYDSPSITILGANKVIPGLEEGLSGMCVGERREVIIPPHWGHGENGAGEVPGSAVLMFELELMELQKGVPEGYMFVWLGDGPDPLFPAMDLNGDKEVPLEEFSSFIMIQVKEGKGRLRPGVDADSIIKDMFNNQDQNKDGKIVEDELKLKEDEPEQVTRDEL; this is encoded by the exons ATGGATTTAATAATATATTCGCTTTTATTTGCCCTTCACGTCACGTTGGTCTGTTGCAGCCCGGGGCTTTTATTGGACGTTGTTATCGATCGTTACCACATCCCGAGGTTTTGTCCTCGAGAGGTGCAAACCGAGGATTTTATCCGCTATCACTTTAACGGGACTTTCTATGTAGACGGCAAGACATTTGACTCCAG CCATGACCGAGGCAAGGCCTTCGTCAGCCAGGTCGGCCTGGGCAGACTCATCACAGGGATGGACCGTGGTCTTCAGGGCATGTGTGTCAATGAGCGCAGGAGGATCACAGTCCCCCCACACCTGGCGTATGGAAGCATAGGAACAG GTGGGGTTATTCCTCCTGATGCTGTGTTGGTGTATGATGTTCTCCTGCTGGACATATGGAACACAGAGGACGAAGTCCAGATCCGCACGATCAGCAAACCTGCTACCTGCAGACGTACCACTGTGGTGTCGGATTTTGTTCGTTACCACTACAACGGCACCCTACTGACCGGTGAAACCTTTGAGTCCAG ttactCGAGGAATGCAACCTATGACACATACTTAGGACAGGGCGACGTTATCAAAGGCATGGATGAGGGTCTTCTGGGCATGTGTCTTGGAGAGACACGCATCATCATCGTTCCACCCTTCTTGGCTTATGGAGAGAACGGCTATG GAACTGTTGTCCCTCCTCAGGCTACGCTGGTATTTGAGGTGCTGTTGGTTGATGTGTTCAACCCTAAGGATGATCTAATCGTGGAGGTCAAGGAGGTGCCTGAAGGCTGCACCCGCAGGACTGTGACTGGAGATTACATCCGCTACCACTACAATGGTACCTTCCAGGATGGCAAGGCCTTCGACTCGAG CTACCAGCGAAATAGCACCTACAACACTTACATCGGCATGGGATATGTGATCCACGGGATGGACAAAGCTCTGCAGGGGCTGTGCatgggagagaaaaggaggatcACTATCCCGCCTCACATGGCGTACGGCGAAGAAGGAATTG GAGAACTCATTCCTGGCTCTGCTGTGTTGGTCTTTGACATCCACATCATTGATTTTCACAACTCCAAAGACTCGGTCCAGATTCAAGTTACCCGCAAGCCTCAGGAATGTAACGTGACCAGTGAAGCTGATGATCTGATCCAGTACCGTTATAATTGCTCCTTGATGGACGGCACCCTGCTGTACTCCTC GGACCAGTATGACTCACCTTCCATCACAATACTTGGGGCAAATAAGGTGATCCCGGGTTTGGAGGAGGGTTTGAGTGGCATGTGTGTGGGCGAGAGGAGAGAGGTGATCATTCCTCCCCACTGGGGTCATGGTGAAAATGGAG ctggGGAAGTTCCTGGGAGTGCAGTGCTCATGTTTGAGCTGGAGCTGATGGAGCTGCAGAAGGGTGTACCTGAAGGCTACATGTTTGTGTGGCTGGGAGACGGCCCTGATCCCCTCTTTCCTGCAATGGATCTCAACGGTGACAAAGAGGTTCCTCTAGAGGAG TTTTCAAGTTTCATCATGATCCAAGTTAAAGAGGGGAAAGGTCGTCTTCGGCCAGGGGTTGATGCAGATAGCATCATTAAGGATATGTTCAATAACCAGGACCAGAACAAAGATGGGAAGATTGTAGAAGATGAGCTGAAACTTAAAGAGGACGAGCCTGAACAAGTGACACGAGATGAGTTATAA